In the Triticum aestivum cultivar Chinese Spring chromosome 2B, IWGSC CS RefSeq v2.1, whole genome shotgun sequence genome, TTTCCCCACAACCTCATCTTGCTCTCCATGCTCTCCCCTTCTTCCTTAGTCCTTACACCAATGCCGCTACTTAGTTTCCTCCCACTTCTCTATCACTCTTTCTGCACCACCACTGCCACGCCTCTTTGTTCTCTGCTGTTGGTGGTGGCACAACCATCACCGTCGCTTTTGGAACTCCACTTAATTATTAAGTATACTATGAGTAATGCATTGTCCCAGATTGAGATTGATCATGTTGTTGCATTGACAAAATAATCTGTATTTGGGATATTTAAAAAAATAGCAGCTGTAAAGATATTTTGGTGTAACAACAGCAATAGAATTCTGATTGATCTCCTTGGCATCCCCATATGAGTTGCCTCCTCTGACCATGATGACACCACGCCGCCGCTAAATTATAAGCTAGCTTTACCCCATGGTGTTCACCTTGTGAGAGTTTCACCATCTTCTGGGCCTGATCGGTGAGGGGATGGTATTCGGCGGTCACCTTTAGGCAATTTTATTAGATGCCTAATAATATGCCAACTGAACCACACACGGATGAAAAATCCCATATATCTGTCCAGATATGAGGGCTGATGGGATCCCTGATGATCACTAACAAGAATGGAATGTTCCAATCGGAAACTGAAGGGATCAAGACATAACAGAAGATCAAACCTGATAATGTAGCATGCAGCGGCTGGAGACTCCTGACACACGCCTCCGCTGCTGGTCAACCACGGGTCAGCAGCGCCGGTGCGTGCCGACCAAAGGGATGAAGAGACCGACGAGACAACGTACATGTGCAGAGAAGCTCCGGCGGAGGGAGCCGCACATAACTGCCAGGTGGAGGATTGGCTTCGCACAGCTGGTTGCCATGGCCTCCTTCCATACGTGACGGTGGAGGGTAAGATGGGATCTGCACCGCCCCCCGCCGCTGCCTCCTTCAATCCATGACGGTAGAGTGGCTTGGACGGTCGTCGCCCGGGGGCTCCGGCTATGGCAAACCTATGGAGGGAGGGCGCCGCGCGGTCGCGAGGAGAGGAGAGAGCCGGGTCGTTCGGGTTTGTGCGAAAGAGATCTGGCAATGAGATGGACAGTTTGGGGAGAAGGTGGAGAATGTGTGGTTTATCTCGGTTTTTTCGCTACCATGGAACGTGGGGTTCTATTTCCTGCGATTTTTTTTCCAGCGAGGCGGGGATATGAGGCGGAGGAGTAGCGcgaggaggtcgaaccatcacgacgttcgattctcCTTTAGTAGTAAAGATCTGTTTGAGTGCCaactatttccggacggagggagtattttgtgaTATAATATATTCATCCTAAAGATGGAAATGGGGAGAAGTGGCAAAATGTAGAAGGAAAAGTGGGGTCGACAACTTCTTTCAATATATCTGTACTGTAGCCATCCCCTAGAACACATTTTTTTTTCGAGGAAACGCAAAAGAGCTTGCGTTTCATTGTATTGAAAAGAAGGGAGGGTTTAATAGTTACAATCCTCCTGGGAGGCGGTTACAGTTCGGGGTGAAGATAGTCTAGTGGACGTCCCAGGTTTGCGGGATGATGGCTCTAAGCCCTAACGCGCCAGCGGCAGCCCAAAGGGCAGCCTCCTCCTTGATCTTTGTGAGCAAGTCAGCAATGAGGGGGCGGCCATGATTAAAAACGCAGTCATTGCGGTGCTTCCAGAGCATCCAGGGGACTAGCAGGACCGCAGAGGCGATTCTTCTGGCAGCAAGCTGCACATGCCATGCACCATACGCCATACAAAGACATTTTAATCTCACTTAAAAACCCACGGTGCAGCCTCGTATCATGACCTTTAGACATTGAAATGCTGGTAATTTCTCAAAATGAGAAAACCAGGTAGTTATAATTGTTATGACGGTGTTACCACAATATTTTGTCCTGTGAGTGCCTGTCATAGGATCAAAATGAATGGACTGTCAGCTGATTTCTGTGTTCAAACTTGTATCTGATAACCTGATAACCTCACAGAAAACCAAACCCCTTGGTGCTGTTGGTGTGAGCATTGCACTTAGAGTTTCCTACCTAATAATACTTAATCTGACTTCTGTTTCGCCAAGGCTGCACAATTGATCATCTATGTTTCTATACCGCATTCCACACCCCGTTCTAATGGGTCACTGAGATTCCTTTGGACGCACTAATGTTTGTCCTTCTTCAGGATCAAACATAGCATCAGGGCACTTGTCTTTTCAAAGGGCGGCCGCGGACTTCCTGAATGAGGGCGTGGAACTTTGGGAAGCTAACATAAATGTGAGTTCTACAGAAGCCCTGCAGACAAGGGTTAGTGGGGATTGCAAGGTGCTTGGTGTGGCTTTGTGCAATCTTGGTTGCCCCTTTATGGACCAAGATTTTGCAGGGTGGCCTCGATTCAAGGAAGTGAGGTGATTGGTCGCATGGTGTGATCCTGATATCTCTCATGTGGATATCTTCGATGCAAGTTGAGGGATAGCTGCTGCAAGGCGATCTCGGCTGCCAGTCGGGGACACCTTGTGACTAGGTAGGTCAGGAGAGTTGCTGCTGCATTGGATCGTGTAGGTCGAAAACGTGCAATGTACTCGTTGCTGGCGGAAAGACTGCATAGTTGAGGCTTCAGTACTTCAGATTGCTTTACATCATGTGTGTAGAGCTCACTTTCCTTGTTTAGATTGTTCGTATGAAACACTCAATTTGCCAGTGTAGTTTCCGTATATATCATTGTGAACATAGATATAAGCTGATGGACAAAAAGAACGTGTGCGGCATCCATGTTTTTTTTTTCTGGAACCGCTGACAGGGATGCAGGCTATTTCTCACCCAAAGATAGCAGCCATCCAAGTTCAAATCGATGAGGGAACCTTACTGCAGTGTGATGATTTGTGATCGTAGTCATGCTAGCAAGCAGAAACGAAATTGTGATAATAATAATGTATATATGCAGGTTGCGTGATGGCGTCGTGCCCGGCACGGAATGCGTGGAGGTTTGCTGCACTAGCACTACTGAAGTGATGAGGGAGAAGTGGGAGACGACATGGCAAACACGCTGTGTTGTGTTGGTCATTGAAGTTCCCTCTCTATTGTTCTCGTACTtcttccgtccgaaaatacttgtcaaagAAATTAACATATCTAGACGTAGTTCCGGCCAAAGGGGTACTATAGGATCTTCTGTCCTGCATATGCCATATATGCAATCTGCTAGCTCAACGGCGGTAGTTGTCTTTTAGGCCTTGTACAGTGCAAGAAATAAATGTTTTTcaagcatagatgcttattttatAGAGGTATGGTAGACACTTAGGCATCCCCTCTTGTGTAAAGATAAAGTATTGATGCTTAAGCAAAACTTGGTTCACTTTTTTTAGGGACACTTGTATTATGCTTTGGATATAAGATGCAAGAAAATATAAAGTAACTCCAGTGACTAAGAATTACAATATATCTCTTGGAAACATCTCAAGACTTCAGTGAGCAGCGATACTTTCACTCTTTCGCTCACACGAAATTGATTGCCAATGAAGGTTTCTCAGCCCCATGAGCCGTCCACCCAGAAAGATGGGAAGCCTTGAGTGGCTGGCTGGGATGAACCTTTGAAAATCTGTGTCGCCGAATCTTGTGATCTTCACTATGATGTTGAGGAAAAAATTTCAACTCCACACATAATCAAATCAATGACAACAACTTGACAGAATAAGATAATTCATCACCGAGTAATTGAATGTGCCAGAAAAAACCCTCTCTAGCTTTATGGCACCGCCAAAAAAGGACGAGAggaactttattctcataaaaCTATGTTCACTAAACACCAACGAAGAACATATAAAACTCCTAAAATCAGAAGACCCTAACACTAAGGTGACTGCCGAAGGCGAGGGAAGCAGAAGTATATGCAGCGGCGGCGGTCCTTCTCTCAAGAAACCCTCATGTACATATCTAGATTCGGTTCATTTTATTAAGCATCTTACATTATACAAGGTGCCGAGAAAAGAAAATAGGTACACCTAATACTCGGCTGCAGGAGAGCATTTCCGAATAGGAAACTGTTCACCCTCCCACCAGACCAGCGGAACAAAGGAAATAATCGATTTCCTTCACTGAAATAAAATCCCTCATCTTACTTTTCTTGTCTCCTCTCTCCCGTTCTATCCCGTGAGTTGACTTAGTTTTGCTCACCACAAGAAATTAGACGGCCTCTACAATCCGATCAGAATTCGGCTTCAACCTGATTGATCGATCGATCTAGGCCGGCTCTCCGCTCTGCAACTGCGTCCCTGGCAGGTAACGAATTCCCCGTGCTATCCCAGCCATTGTTTGCAGTAGCTCATACGCGTCACCGGCGTGCAGCTGAGGCCGCAGCGAGAAGCTGAACGCCGCGCCATGGAATTGGAGGCTCCGGTAGTCGAAGCAGATCCGGGGAGAAGGATCACAAgaggagcaggaggcggcggcggcggcggcgagggggagggcCCGGTTGGTCGGACCACCCTCCTGCCCTGCCCCAATTGCGACATCCAGGTGGTGCACAAGCTGGCGCAGCTGCTGCTCCCGGGCCTGGCCGCGGCGTGCGTCGACAGCACCCTCGGGAgcccctcctcctcgctcgccgtCCAGCTGCGCGCGGAGCTGGTGCGCTACGTCGCGCACCGGAGCAGCACCCCGGCCGGGGCGGAGGAGGATCAGGATCCGATCGACCGCGACGACCCGGCCGAGGCGCTGGCCGTGTTCCTGGACGACTTCGCGGGCAGCAAGAGGAGCGTCGCCGTCTCCATCGCCGGCTGGCTGCCGTACctgggcggcggcgacgacggccgcGACGACCGGATCGACGACCTCGTCGAGGAGATGGAGGCGACCCGCTTCTGGCCGGTCGAGCGGCGGGAGGCCGTCGCGCGGGACCTCCTCCGCGGCCTGGACGCCGGCGGCGGCCGGTTTCGCTGCCGCGAGGAGCTGGGGACGCCGGAGGAGCTCGCGGACCACGTCGCCAGGCGCTGCGGCTTCAGGcccgtgcggtgccggaaccacgCCCAGGGCTGCCGGGCCGAGGTCTCCGCCTGCCGCGCCGACGCGCACGACGAGGCGTGCGCCTTCAAGCTCCTCCCCTGCGAGCAGCGCTGCGGCCTCGCCGTCGCCCGGCGCCAGATGGACCGGCACTGCGTCACCGTCTGCCCCATGAAGCTCGCCAACTGCCCCTTCTTCCAGCTCGGCTGCGAGTCCGCCTTCCCGGCCTGCAAGCTCGGATCGCACTGCGCGGAGTTCCTTCGGCCACACCTCCGCCTGCTCCTTAGTCCGAGCAAGATCGGCGCTGATCGTCTGGATCCGGAGGAGCGTCTTCTACGGCTGGAGAAGGTGTCCATCTCCTCTCTTCTACTCTAGTTTTCTAACATTGCTTGCTTAATTTATTGGTAAAATACTGGCAAAACTGATGCTACTCTATGTATGTTTCAGTATGATTCCGATGGTGCGTTGGGCGAAGCTTTGGACGTGAGGTCTCTCACTAACGCTCTTGCTCAGCTAGAGAAGAAGATGAACGCTGAAGATGGTTCCCCCGGTTACACCGGAGACGACAACAAAGAAGCAGTGCCCACGCAAGATTCCAACTCCGCAGCTCTGCACTAGTTTCGTTCCCTGATgcagattttttttggaaaaaaggcATTTTTGTTtcgtatatactccctctgtaccatAATATATATGTCGTTTTaacagttcaaattttgaattgctaatggtacggagggagtatttttggaAAGCACCACACCTTTTTTTGAACAACCGGCAGAAGCGTTGTCCTTTTATTCAGCAGAACATAGAATTTGTACAAAAAACGATGGTCCCATTATTTAAGCAGTTTATACAAGGTTTGCGGAAAGTTTAAGTGCTACAACCTAGGGTTTATGCTCTCAGCATTATTTGTCTCGAATGCTTCGCGCTGGTAGTAGTCCAAAGTGATGCCTCTTTCTTGATGACATCAAGTAGCATTGTTGTTGTTCAGAAAATTCTAGCATTTTCTCGTTTGAATTCATCCAAGAAATGACCATGTTGTGGGAGGCAATGGCCTTCCATTAGGCTTGTTGTTGTTCACTTTGATCCATCATTCTTCGAGCGAGCACACTTAAGAGGAGTTTCGATGGCATCAAGGCGTAGCCACTACTTGGTCAAGTTCTAAAGCCTTAGGGTGAATCCACACTAGAAGAGAAGATTGCCGTAGATTTTTGCACTCTCTTGCACAAGGGGCAAAGGCCATGATTTTGCCAACTTCGCTTGGCTGACTGATCGGCGGTCCAAGTTTTATTCTAACTATGCAAAAAGGTTGGCCTTTGGCAGCGCCCATGCACCCACATTGAACTCTTCATGGACGAATGTGTCGAGCCGCTGTATTGTGTGTTGTATGCTGTGGCTTCCGAGTAGTGACTGCTTTCTGTGTGTTTCCACACAATCCATCCTTGGTGTCTGCACTGAGTTGAATTTCACGAAAGCATGCACAAAGTAAGACGTACTTATGGAAGTGTTCCATGGATAGGAGGGAACTAATTTTTATCTTGTGGATCCATGCATGATCCATCATGGCTTCCCACACTTTCCAATTCTTCCCCAGTGAGACCACGTAGATGAGGGTGGGGGGCAATGTCCTTTGCCTTTTTATCGTTAAGACACAGGGAGTCACAAAAAGGGGCACAAGCGCCATTACTCATTGTGATGGTGGTAGAAGAATATAATAGGTCAAGTCCGCCTCATCGCACGGGTTCCCCATGCCCACCCACATCCTTGAAGATTATTTCTATTCATACCATGGCCAT is a window encoding:
- the LOC123044169 gene encoding uncharacterized protein, giving the protein MELEAPVVEADPGRRITRGAGGGGGGGEGEGPVGRTTLLPCPNCDIQVVHKLAQLLLPGLAAACVDSTLGSPSSSLAVQLRAELVRYVAHRSSTPAGAEEDQDPIDRDDPAEALAVFLDDFAGSKRSVAVSIAGWLPYLGGGDDGRDDRIDDLVEEMEATRFWPVERREAVARDLLRGLDAGGGRFRCREELGTPEELADHVARRCGFRPVRCRNHAQGCRAEVSACRADAHDEACAFKLLPCEQRCGLAVARRQMDRHCVTVCPMKLANCPFFQLGCESAFPACKLGSHCAEFLRPHLRLLLSPSKIGADRLDPEERLLRLEKYDSDGALGEALDVRSLTNALAQLEKKMNAEDGSPGYTGDDNKEAVPTQDSNSAALH